The Streptomyces sp. 11x1 genomic sequence CGACGTGGCCGTGGTCGAGCAGGGAAGCGGAGGGAGCCGTCCGGCCGTTGCCCTGCTCGGCGAGGCCAAGTGGGGGACCGTCATGGGGATCCCGCATCTGGAGCGGCTGCGTCGGGCGAGGGACCTGCTCGTAGGGCGGGGCATGGACGCGGGGCACTGCCGACTGGTGTGCTTCGGCGCGGCGGGTTTCAGCGACGCGCTCCGAGCGGAGGCGGAGGGGGGACACGTGTCGCTCGTCGGACTGGACGAGCTGTACGGGCGCGCCATGCCGATGGGGTTCGTTCCCTAGAACACGGGGCGGACGGGACTTCGCGGGAGCGCCTGCGGGTCCTGTCGGCCGGTGCGCGTCTCTTGCGCATCCATCCCCCATCCGCTGAACTGACGTACCGTCAGATTCCCGCGTGGGTGCGGAAGGGCGATGTCCATGGAGACGATCTGGCTCAGCGGTGCCGAATGGGTGGCCGTGCTTCGTATCGGGCTCGGGCTGTGGTGGCTGGAGAGCTGGCGGCACAAGGACAAGAGGGCCTGGTTCCAGGAGGGGGCCGGGATCGCCTGGGCGGCGGGGGTCGCGGAGAAGCATCGGTGGGGAGCGGTGCGCGGTGGGTTCGACGTGGTGGTCAGGCCTCGGCAGAAAGTCATGGCCTATGTCGTCGTCTACGCCGAACTCGCCCTCGGACTCGGGCTGATCCTCGGATTCCTCACGCCGATCGCGCTCGTCGGCGGGCTGGTGCTGAACCTCCTCTATCTCGTGCTGATGATCCACGACTGGGCCGAGCAGGGACAGAACTCGATGATGGCGCTCATCTCGGTGGTGGCGCTGTTCGGGATGTCGTGGCAGACGTGGTCGGTGGACAGCGCGTTGGGGCTGTTCTGACGCGGGAGGGGAGCATGGCGGTGAGGGGAGCCTGATGGTGAGGGGTGGCGAGGGTGTGCGGTTCGATCAGCCGGAGGCCGATGGCCTCAGTCGTACGTACTGGGACGCCGCCGCCGACGGGCGGTTGTTGCTGCGGCGGTGCGGGGCGACGGGCTGTGGACGCGCCCACCACTACCCGCGCGAGTTCTGCCCCTACTGCTGGAGCGAGGACGTGCGGTGGGAGGAGGCCTCCGGGCGCGCCGTGCTCTACACCTGGTCCGTCGTCCACCGCAACGACCTGCCGCCCTTCGGCGAGCGGACTCCGTACGTCCCCGCCGTCGTCGACCTCGTCGAGGGGCCCCGGATGATGACCGAGGTCGTGGAGGAGCCCGGGGAGAAGGTCGGCGAGAAGACCGGGGAGAAGGCCGGTGGGCTGCGGGTGGGGATGGAGCTGGAGGTGGTGTTCCGGGAAGCGGGGGAGTTCGTGGTGCCCGTATTTCGCGCGCGTTCGTGAGGGGGTACGCGTTTCAATGGGCGGGTGAGCCGTACTGATGAGTGTGTGCCGGATCCCTGCCCCGAACCTTCTCCCGAACCTTCTCCCGGCCATTCCACCGACTCGTCCACCGACTCGTCCACCGACTCGTCCACCGACTCGTCCACCGACTCGTCCACCGACTCGTCCACCGACTCGTCCACCGACTCGTCCACCGGGTCTTCCGTCGAGCCGTACGGGCACGGGCTGCGCCTGTGTGCCTGGGACGCCGAGTCCGACGCCGATGTCGAGGCGTGGCTGCGGGGGCGTACCGACCCCGATTTCCGGCGATGGAACACCCCTCTGGTGTGGGACGCGAGTTTCGAGGGCGCCCGGGAGTCGCTGCGGCGGCGCGCCGAGTCCGACGCGGAGGGCACGACCGTGGCCTTCCGGATCACGGACGTGGAGAGCGGCGCGGCCCTCGGGCAGGTCGGGCTGAGCGGGATCGACGCGCACATGCGCCGGGCCGTCGTCGGCTACTGGGTGCTGCCCGAGGCCCGTGGCCGCCGGGTTGCCACCCGGGCCCTCGACCTCGCCGCCCGCTGGACGTTCACCGAACTCGGCATCCACCGGCTCGAACTCGACCACGTTGTCGGCCATGCCGCGTCCTGCCGTATCGCCGAGCTGTGCGGGTTCTCGTACGAGGGGCTCATGCGCGGGGCGGCGTTCGCCGAGGGGAGCCAGGACGAGTTCCGGGACGCCCACCTGCACGCCCGACTGGCCACGGACCCGACCCCGGAGGGGATTCGATGAGCTCGGACAACGGAAACGGGATCAAGAGCGAGAGCGAGAGCGGGAGCGGGAGCGGGAACGGGAGCGGGAACGGCATCGTGGACGAGTACGAGACTGTCGACGACCCCGACGGGTACTTCGGGGAAGCCGTCGCCGCGCACTACGACGGCCCCTCGGACGACCCCTCCGACGAGGTGTTCGGCGCGGACGCCGTCAACCCTGTCGTGGACCTGATCGCCGGCCTCGCGGGCGCGCCGGGAGGGGACGCGCGGGCCTTGGAGTTCGGGATCGGCACCGGGCGCATCGCACTGCCGCTCGCCCGGCGGGGTGTGCCGGTGCACGGGATCGACCTGTCGCGGGCCATGGTGCGGCGGCTGCGGGCCAAGCCGGGCGGCGACGGCATCGGCGTCACCGTCGGGGACTTCGCCACGGCTCGGGTCGGCGG encodes the following:
- a CDS encoding DoxX family protein, coding for METIWLSGAEWVAVLRIGLGLWWLESWRHKDKRAWFQEGAGIAWAAGVAEKHRWGAVRGGFDVVVRPRQKVMAYVVVYAELALGLGLILGFLTPIALVGGLVLNLLYLVLMIHDWAEQGQNSMMALISVVALFGMSWQTWSVDSALGLF
- a CDS encoding OB-fold domain-containing protein, whose product is MVRGGEGVRFDQPEADGLSRTYWDAAADGRLLLRRCGATGCGRAHHYPREFCPYCWSEDVRWEEASGRAVLYTWSVVHRNDLPPFGERTPYVPAVVDLVEGPRMMTEVVEEPGEKVGEKTGEKAGGLRVGMELEVVFREAGEFVVPVFRARS
- a CDS encoding GNAT family protein; this translates as MRLCAWDAESDADVEAWLRGRTDPDFRRWNTPLVWDASFEGARESLRRRAESDAEGTTVAFRITDVESGAALGQVGLSGIDAHMRRAVVGYWVLPEARGRRVATRALDLAARWTFTELGIHRLELDHVVGHAASCRIAELCGFSYEGLMRGAAFAEGSQDEFRDAHLHARLATDPTPEGIR